Below is a genomic region from Shimia isoporae.
TCGATCGATAGCTATGAGTCAAAAGCCAGCGCAGAGCGCCCGTGGGTGTAACACCCTAAAGCTTCTGGAAAACGCCGAGGCCGCCTGTTTTTTGGGCGGCCTTTTCTGTTTTTTTGCGACCCGCCGCGGAATTGCGTCAAAAATAAGGCACGCGCAATTTGGAGCCAGAGCGGCAAAAGCCTCGCATAGTGGAACTCACTCACACATGCCACCACATCTAGTATCCAACTGAGTTTATTACTCTTTTGACTGCTCCGGAATGATGCATTCGCGCACCAGTTGCAAATTCGCAGGTTCAAAAATTTACCAACACGGAAAGTAATCCTTGAGCCGGACCCGCGCCAAGTGCCACAATAAGGCAAGAATGAGGCACCCTGCCGCAATGTCGGCGGGATCAAGTTGGAAAAAGATCGCGGACCACAACGATGGTCAGAGAATCGCGGCATCCAGTTTGAAGGGAAACGGGTAGTGTTTGGCAGAATTATCAGTGCGTTGACGCGGGCACTATTGGTGGCATTGCTGTTTGCTTTGCCGGCAATTTTGATGCCGACCGTCAGTGCCGATGCAATCCACATCATGCTGCTGTTTGCGTTGTTCGCAGGCATGTTGGTTTTCATTGAGTATACGTCCACCTATCCTTCGATTGTCGAATTCCGGTATGCGCCCCCGTTCAATCGGCTGCGCTTTCTGGCGGTGTTCCTGACGGTCTTTACCTTGAGCGTCATCGCACGGGGCGAGGCGTCACCGAATGCTCTCACATCTTTCCTGCATGCGCTCGGCTACATCGTGGGTGATGCGATCGACTTCCCCTACTCGCCAGTTCGCCTGATGGTGATCATGCTGCCCAACAATGCTTCTGCGGAGCTGATGCTGGCTGTGCGCACCGCCTCGGGCATGGCGTACCTTATCTCGCTATGCGCGCTCGCGATCTTCTACTTCTATGTTCGTATTCTGGGTTGGCCGGCTCGGAACGGAGCCTTCAACGTTTGGGTGAACTTGCCTTTGTTTGACCCGACAGCGGGGGGTGATGTGTTGCCGCGACTTCAACGCGACGGGCGTCTTAACATTGCGTTAGGATTTCTGATGCCATTCTTGATCCCGGCGGTGGTTCAGATGATGTCTGACCTGATTGATCCGATCCATCTGGATGATCCGCTGACATTGATTTGGACAATTACGGCATGGGCATTCATTCCCGCGAGCATGATTATGCGCGGCATGGCGATGTTGCGGGTCGCCACTATGATCAGCGAAAACAGGCGTCGCGCCTATGCGGCAGCGCGTGGTGTGCAACCCGCCTGATTGCGGTTTCATGTGCGGTGTTTTGGGCGGCTGCCAGCGTTGCGGCCGACCGGATCCGCATTGCCACATTTGATGTTGAAATGTCCCGCCGCGGTCCGGGCGTACTTTTGCGGGACCTGACACGCGGCGACGATCAAGCTCGCGCAGTGGCGCAGGTGATTGCGCATCGCGCACCGGACATTCTTGTCCTACAGGGTCTAGACTATGACGCTGATCTGCTGGCATTGGCAGCTTTGCGGGACGTAATAGCGGACCTCGGCCTCACATATAAGCACCTGTTTGCATTGCCACCCAACACCGGTGTCCGAACGGGGCTGGACATGGATGGTGACGGTCGTTTGGGCACCGCCGCAGATGCGCAGGGCTATGGGCGGTTTCGGGGAGCCGACGGAATGGCTGTGCTGTCCCGCTGGCCCTTTCTTGCGGCAGAGGCACAGAACTTTTCCGATTTGCTTTGGCGCGACCTTCCGGATGCACAAATGCCTCATGTGAATGGCGCCCCCTTTCCGAGCCGCGAGGCGCAAGCTGTCCAACGCTTGTCCAGTGTTGGGCACTGGGTTTTGCCGATTGCCCATCCCGATGGCGAGTTGACTCTTTTGACTTTCGCGGCCGGTCCGCCGGTATTTGACGGACCCGAAGATCGGAATGGCCTGCGCAATGCGGATGAAATCAGGTTTTGGCAGGTGTATCTGGATGAAGCCTTCGGGCCTGTGCCCAAGAATCGATTTGTGATCGTCGGAAACGCAAACCTCGACCCACGGAACGGTGACGGTCGGCGGCAAACAATTGCGGCGCTTATCAGCGACCCTCGTGTTCAAGACCCATTGGTGGACGCAGGTCCGACCGTCGACTGGGCAGAACCGAAACCAGGCGATCTGCGTGTGAGTTATGTACTGCCTTCAAGGGACTTGCGCGTGCATGCTGCGGGAATTTTTTGGCCCCGCGTAGGTGCGCAAGGCCATGAATTGCTCTCATTCGGCGGCGTTGAGGCAAGCCGTCACAAGCTGGTCTGGATCGACATCAGTTTTTGATCGCGGGTATGCAGAAGCGCTTCAGGTGGAACGGCGCTCGCGAGAGCCTTTTCAATCGGAGTGTGTTGAAAGTCCGGCAGCAGTTCGTCAAACCGCGAGCTGCTTAGCCGGTGCGGCATGTTCCACAGGTAGCGCATTTCCAGAAGATGGGGCGCAAGCTTCCAGAATGGGCGGGCAATCTGAATTGGAAGCCAGTTCATTGTTTTTAGTTTGATGTCGCGCCCAGTTGTTGCGGACAGTCGATCAACCATGGCTTCTCCGGTCAGGGTGTAGCCCGGGAACGGGACATCTTCGAACCGGTTTAGTTTGTCCCGGTTCTCCGCCAACTCAACAGCCGCGCGACAAAGATCCGGCAAATAGGCCCACGCGTGATCGAGGTTTGTTGCCCCCGGATAAGTAAAAACTCCTTTGGCAAGTTTGGGCGCCATGATCATATCAAACCAATTGCCTGAGGCTTCCGTGTCAAGAAAGTCGCCGGCACGCAAAATTATCGTGCGTACACCGCTCTCGCGGTACGCCTGCTCCATGGTGCGGCGAACCATACCCAAGGCATTTTGCGCGCGGTGCGGCGTGGTCACGTCCCATGTGCCGCCGTTATCCATTCCATAGACATAAACGTTACCGGGGATGATCACAGTTGCATCGACAATCCGCGCCGCCGCGATCACATCGTCATGTAAGCGTGGCACCTGTTGGGCCCAATCGTAATAAGGCGGGTTCCAAGCGTTGACGATCACCTGCACCCCATGAACCGCCTGCCTCAAAGTATCGGTTTCACGGTTGAAATTTCGCACTGTCCAACCCGCGTTTTCAAAGGCCTGCTCCGCGTTCCGTCCGAAACGGCCGCTGGCACCGAGGATCAATACTGTCTTGGTCATGCTCACTCTCCTTGTTCGATGAAATCAAGATGAGATATGCGAATTTAGATGGGTATTGGCGATGTTCGAATTTGTGATATTCAATAATGAATGGAAAAACGACTCGCAGATATTGACTGGTCACTGGTGCAGTCCTTTGTCGCCGTTGCGGAAACTGGTTCGCTTTCAGCAGCGGCACGAAAACTTGGCGCCTCGCAGCCTACACTCGGGCGCCACATCCGCACATTGGAAAGTCATCTGGGGCAGGAACTCTTCCAGCGTCAAGCTCGCGGTTTTGAATTGACTGGCAAAGGTCAGGAACTCTTGTCTCCTGCCCGCGCCATGGCTGTAGCAATGACCGAACTGTCGCTCAGAGCGGCCGGGCAAGAGAACCGACTCGAAGGAGACGTCCGCGTCGCCTGCTCAGTCTTCATGGCGCACCACGTGATGCCTGGGATTATCGCTCAGATCCGGCTGGAAGAGCCTGCAATTCAAATCGATCTCCTGCCGTCGGACCAGTCTGAAAATCTGCTGTTTCGAGAAGCCGATATCGCTGTGCGAATGTATCGCCCTGAACAGCTTGATATGATTACAAGGCACCTCGGTGATATTGGCCTGGGGATGTTCGCAGCTCAGAGTTATCTGGATCGCAAGGGGCGCCCGCAAAACGCTGATGATCTGCGCCACCACGACATTGTCGGATATGACGCCAACGATGACATCATACGGGAAATGCGACGCATGGGTATCGCTGCAAAACGGGATTGGTTCGCAGTCCGGTGCGACAACCAATCCGCCTATTGGGAACTGGTGCGCGCGGGGTGCGGACTGGGGTTTTGCCAGCGCAATGTCGCTCTGAAAACCGAGAACATCGAAGAGGTGCCAATCGACTTCCCTTTGCCTGTTTTACCTGTTTGGCTGACGGCGCACGAGGCGCTTCGACACACGCCGCGTATTTCACGAGTCTGGTCGCTTATTGAAGGCGCATTAAAGCCCTTTGTTTCTTGATCTTTGGGGCGTCAGCCGCTAGTCCAATGCGGACCCATTTGGACAAGGACTGACCCTCATGAGCAATCCCTCGCTTCTCATCCTCGCCGGCGACGGCATCGGCCCCGAAGTCATGACGCAAGTGCAGCGTATTATTGGCTGGTTCGGCGACAAGCGCGGGCTAAAATTCGATGTGAGCGAGGACCTTGTCGGCGGCGCTGCCTATGACAAACACGGGGTTCCGCTGCATGACGACACCATGGCGAAAGCACAGGAAGTAGACGCGGTTCTGCTTGGCGCTGTAGGTGGACCCAAATATGACGACCTCGACTTCTCCGTGAAGCCAGAGCGCGGCCTGCTGCGCCTGCGCAAGGAAATGGATCTCTTTGCCAACCTTCGCCCGGCGCAATGCTTTGACGCGCTGGCGGATTTCTCTTCGTTGAAAACCGATATCGTGTCAGGCTTGGACATCATGATTGTCCGCGAACTGACCTCTGGTGTTTACTTCGGTGAGCCGCGCGGCATCTTTGAAGAAGGCAACGAGCGTGTAGGTATCAACACCCAGCGCTATACCGAATCTGAAATCGAGCGTGGCGCCCGTGCCGCTTTTGAATTGGCGATGAAACGTGACAAGCGCCTTTGTTCGATGGAAAAAGCAAACGTCATGGAAAGTGGCATTCTGTGGCGCGAAGTCGTCAACGAGGTGGCCAAGGACTATCCCGAAGTCGAAGTATCCCACATGTATGCCGACAACGGTGCGATGCAGCTGGTGCGCGCACCCAAACAATTCGATGTGATCTACACCGACAATCTGTTTGGCGACATCCTGTCCGACTGTGCCGCAATGTTGACCGGTTCGTTGGGCATGTTGCCGTCTGCTTCGCTTGGAGCACCAATGGAAAACGGCCGCCCGAAAGCGCTTTATGAACCGGTGCACGGTTCCGCACCTGACATTGCCGGTCAGGGAAAAGCCAACCCCTGCGCCTGCGTGCTCTCATTTGCGATGGCGCTGCGCTACTCCTTCAG
It encodes:
- a CDS encoding endonuclease/exonuclease/phosphatase family protein, whose amino-acid sequence is MSRRGPGVLLRDLTRGDDQARAVAQVIAHRAPDILVLQGLDYDADLLALAALRDVIADLGLTYKHLFALPPNTGVRTGLDMDGDGRLGTAADAQGYGRFRGADGMAVLSRWPFLAAEAQNFSDLLWRDLPDAQMPHVNGAPFPSREAQAVQRLSSVGHWVLPIAHPDGELTLLTFAAGPPVFDGPEDRNGLRNADEIRFWQVYLDEAFGPVPKNRFVIVGNANLDPRNGDGRRQTIAALISDPRVQDPLVDAGPTVDWAEPKPGDLRVSYVLPSRDLRVHAAGIFWPRVGAQGHELLSFGGVEASRHKLVWIDISF
- a CDS encoding epimerase gives rise to the protein MTKTVLILGASGRFGRNAEQAFENAGWTVRNFNRETDTLRQAVHGVQVIVNAWNPPYYDWAQQVPRLHDDVIAAARIVDATVIIPGNVYVYGMDNGGTWDVTTPHRAQNALGMVRRTMEQAYRESGVRTIILRAGDFLDTEASGNWFDMIMAPKLAKGVFTYPGATNLDHAWAYLPDLCRAAVELAENRDKLNRFEDVPFPGYTLTGEAMVDRLSATTGRDIKLKTMNWLPIQIARPFWKLAPHLLEMRYLWNMPHRLSSSRFDELLPDFQHTPIEKALASAVPPEALLHTRDQKLMSIQTSL
- a CDS encoding LysR family transcriptional regulator; the encoded protein is MEKRLADIDWSLVQSFVAVAETGSLSAAARKLGASQPTLGRHIRTLESHLGQELFQRQARGFELTGKGQELLSPARAMAVAMTELSLRAAGQENRLEGDVRVACSVFMAHHVMPGIIAQIRLEEPAIQIDLLPSDQSENLLFREADIAVRMYRPEQLDMITRHLGDIGLGMFAAQSYLDRKGRPQNADDLRHHDIVGYDANDDIIREMRRMGIAAKRDWFAVRCDNQSAYWELVRAGCGLGFCQRNVALKTENIEEVPIDFPLPVLPVWLTAHEALRHTPRISRVWSLIEGALKPFVS
- the leuB gene encoding 3-isopropylmalate dehydrogenase; amino-acid sequence: MSNPSLLILAGDGIGPEVMTQVQRIIGWFGDKRGLKFDVSEDLVGGAAYDKHGVPLHDDTMAKAQEVDAVLLGAVGGPKYDDLDFSVKPERGLLRLRKEMDLFANLRPAQCFDALADFSSLKTDIVSGLDIMIVRELTSGVYFGEPRGIFEEGNERVGINTQRYTESEIERGARAAFELAMKRDKRLCSMEKANVMESGILWREVVNEVAKDYPEVEVSHMYADNGAMQLVRAPKQFDVIYTDNLFGDILSDCAAMLTGSLGMLPSASLGAPMENGRPKALYEPVHGSAPDIAGQGKANPCACVLSFAMALRYSFSEGEEADRLEAAVEKVLADGVRTADLMQAEGGAPVSTSEMGDALLAALDASL